A single window of Streptococcus cristatus ATCC 51100 DNA harbors:
- a CDS encoding Veg family protein has protein sequence MSDAFTDVAKMKKIKEDIKAHEGQMVEMTLENGRKRQKSKQGRLIEVYPSLFIVEYENEGGQPGEIANTYVESYTYSDILTEKNLIRYFD, from the coding sequence ATGAGTGATGCATTTACAGATGTGGCAAAAATGAAGAAAATCAAGGAGGACATCAAGGCTCACGAGGGGCAGATGGTAGAAATGACCTTGGAAAATGGCCGTAAGCGCCAAAAAAGTAAACAAGGTCGTTTGATTGAAGTTTATCCTTCTCTCTTTATCGTTGAGTATGAAAATGAAGGGGGGCAGCCAGGTGAAATTGCCAACACCTATGTGGAGTCCTATACTTACTCAGATATTTTGACAGAGAAAAATTTAATTCGCTATTTTGACTAA
- a CDS encoding HAD family hydrolase: MIKNLVFDLGNVLIEWNSEKILTSFEPEKERQQILRQAIFESGVWHQTDKGELSLKEACDKVLAQLDDSHHPAVQNIFYNWYEVVEVYSGLQEQIGLWADQGYRIYILSTTCEIFYRIEKAGSLLIFPLLSGYILSSEVGVVKPEPEIYQKLLKKYSLDPTESVFIDDIQANLDTAAELGFETILSTSETENIRAMETLLAAKGEFG, from the coding sequence ATGATAAAAAATTTGGTTTTTGACTTAGGAAATGTCTTGATTGAATGGAATTCTGAGAAAATCTTGACCTCTTTCGAACCTGAGAAAGAGCGTCAGCAGATTCTTAGACAGGCCATTTTTGAGTCGGGTGTCTGGCATCAAACAGACAAGGGAGAGCTAAGCTTGAAAGAAGCCTGTGACAAAGTGCTAGCTCAGCTGGATGACTCCCACCATCCTGCTGTTCAGAATATTTTCTACAATTGGTATGAGGTTGTGGAGGTTTACAGTGGTTTACAGGAGCAGATTGGGCTGTGGGCTGATCAAGGCTATCGCATTTACATCCTGTCAACTACTTGCGAGATTTTTTATCGTATTGAAAAAGCTGGTTCGCTGCTCATCTTTCCACTGCTGTCAGGCTATATCCTTTCCTCAGAAGTTGGGGTTGTCAAGCCAGAGCCAGAGATTTATCAAAAGCTACTAAAAAAGTATAGTCTTGATCCGACAGAGTCAGTCTTTATTGACGACATTCAAGCTAACTTAGATACGGCAGCTGAACTGGGCTTTGAAACCATCTTATCCACAAGCGAGACAGAGAATATCAGGGCTATGGAGACTTTGTTGGCTGCGAAAGGAGAGTTTGGCTAA
- a CDS encoding ABC transporter permease, giving the protein MKNLKNILRQQISLLGMLGILVIWQVMGWLKLLPKFILPTPLEIGQAFIRDAGFLASHSWATLKVALLGLVLGVILACILAVLMDSMSWLNDLIYPMMVVVQTIPTIALAPILVLWLGYGILPKIVLIILTTTFPIIVSILDGFRHCDRDTLTLFELMQANRWQILWHFKIPASLPYFYAGLRVSVSYAFITTVVSEWLGGFEGLGVYMIQSKKLFQYDTMFAIIILVSVISLLGMKLVAVSEKYVIKWK; this is encoded by the coding sequence ATGAAAAACTTGAAAAATATCCTGCGGCAGCAGATTAGCCTTTTGGGTATGCTGGGAATCCTTGTTATCTGGCAGGTTATGGGCTGGCTCAAGCTCTTGCCCAAATTTATCCTGCCGACACCTCTGGAAATCGGTCAGGCCTTTATCAGAGATGCCGGATTTCTAGCAAGTCATAGCTGGGCCACCTTAAAAGTAGCCCTGCTGGGGTTAGTCTTGGGTGTCATCTTGGCCTGTATACTAGCTGTGCTCATGGACAGCATGAGCTGGCTCAATGATTTGATTTACCCTATGATGGTCGTGGTGCAGACGATTCCGACCATTGCTTTGGCGCCAATCTTGGTTCTCTGGCTGGGTTATGGGATTTTGCCCAAGATTGTACTCATTATTCTGACGACGACTTTTCCGATTATCGTCAGTATTCTGGATGGTTTTCGGCATTGTGACCGGGATACTCTGACGCTCTTTGAGCTCATGCAGGCAAATCGCTGGCAGATTCTCTGGCATTTTAAGATTCCAGCTAGTCTGCCCTATTTCTATGCGGGCTTGCGCGTCAGTGTTTCCTACGCCTTTATCACGACCGTTGTTTCCGAATGGCTGGGCGGTTTCGAAGGTTTGGGTGTTTACATGATTCAGTCCAAGAAACTTTTCCAGTACGACACCATGTTTGCTATTATCATATTGGTTTCGGTTATCAGTCTTCTGGGGATGAAGCTGGTGGCTGTCAGTGAAAAATATGTTATTAAGTGGAAATAG
- a CDS encoding thiamine-binding protein — protein MKASIALQILPLSHDVNRLAVIEEVIEFLQKQPVKMVVTPFETVLEGEWETLFPILQQAIELAGTQADNVFANVKINYGKILSIDEKLEKYPAAAD, from the coding sequence ATGAAAGCCAGTATCGCTTTACAAATTCTTCCTTTGTCACATGATGTGAATCGTTTGGCAGTCATAGAGGAAGTGATTGAGTTTTTGCAAAAACAGCCAGTGAAGATGGTCGTGACGCCTTTTGAGACCGTTCTAGAAGGGGAATGGGAGACCTTATTTCCTATTCTGCAGCAGGCGATTGAGCTTGCAGGTACTCAGGCAGACAATGTTTTTGCTAATGTGAAAATAAACTATGGAAAGATTTTAAGTATTGATGAAAAACTTGAAAAATATCCTGCGGCAGCAGATTAG
- a CDS encoding ABC transporter ATP-binding protein, giving the protein MTEIKLENVSYAYDEQQILKDINLEVDAGQVVAILGPSGVGKSTLFNLIAGILEVQSGRIVLDGQENPKGRVSYMLQKDLLLEHKTVLGNVILPLLIRKVSKKEATEQATQILKEFGLFDVADKYPHELSGGMRQRVALLRTYMFGHKLFLLDEAFSALDELTKMELHTWYLDIHRKLGLTTLLITHSIEEALALSDRIYILKNRPGQIVADLQLTWSASEDKELQKLRYKQEILKLLGL; this is encoded by the coding sequence ATGACAGAAATCAAACTTGAAAATGTAAGCTATGCTTATGATGAGCAGCAGATTTTGAAAGATATCAACCTAGAGGTAGATGCTGGCCAGGTCGTAGCGATTTTGGGGCCTAGTGGCGTTGGGAAATCGACCCTCTTTAATCTGATTGCTGGGATTTTGGAGGTCCAGTCGGGCAGGATTGTCCTAGACGGGCAGGAAAATCCCAAGGGCCGGGTGAGTTATATGCTGCAGAAGGACTTGCTGCTGGAGCACAAGACGGTCTTGGGCAATGTCATCTTGCCCCTCTTAATCCGAAAAGTATCCAAAAAGGAAGCGACGGAGCAGGCTACTCAGATTTTGAAGGAGTTCGGGCTCTTTGATGTGGCAGACAAGTATCCACATGAGTTGAGCGGGGGGATGCGGCAGCGCGTGGCTCTGCTGCGGACCTATATGTTCGGTCACAAGCTATTTCTTCTGGACGAGGCCTTTAGTGCCTTGGATGAGTTGACCAAGATGGAGCTACACACTTGGTATCTGGATATTCATCGTAAGCTGGGTCTGACGACCCTCCTTATTACTCATAGCATCGAGGAAGCTCTGGCTCTCAGTGACCGCATCTATATTCTGAAAAATCGGCCTGGACAAATCGTAGCAGATCTCCAGCTGACTTGGTCAGCCAGTGAGGATAAGGAACTGCAGAAGCTACGATACAAGCAGGAGATTTTGAAGCTTTTGGGGCTGTAA
- a CDS encoding DHH family phosphoesterase codes for MKRIRFSPSHFAIVGFTSFIILAICLRLFGDSLPMLVSLFIVLALLVWLFIQQQRVTELDELEQIRYVNHQAEGSLASLLDKMPVGVIKINENSGDVDWFNPYAELIFTTDDGELNSDLLQEIIYLAASKSGSYATVGDNQYSVYFDSASSVLYFFDASSEYEATVGLVTTRPVIGVVSVDNYDDLEDAVSDSDISHINSFVANFVAEFSEQFHMFYRRVGMDRYYLFTDYTVLEQLMDSKFSIIDQFRTEAKNRKLPLTLSMGFSYGDGKHDEIGKIALLNLNLAEVRGGDQAVVKENDETKNPVYFGGGTAASVKRTRTRTRAMMAAISDKIKSVDQVFVVGHRNLDLDALGSAVGMQLFASNIIEKAYVVYDDQQMGSDIYRSIQKLTSEGADYLLPISEAVNRVTSRSLLIMVDHSKLALTLSRELFDRFSQTIVVDHHRRDEDFPENAVIAYIESGASSASELVTELIQFQNSKKNRLNKIQASLLMAGIMLDTKNFTSRVTSRTFDVASYLRARGSDSVVIQDISSTNFEEYRAVNELILTGKKLLPNVIVAAGAENASYDTVVISKAADTMLAMSGIEATFVVSRNTEGYVSISARSRSKINVQRIMEKMGGGGHFNLAAAQVSDQTVAEVTQRLNQEIMDQVMDNEESIEKEK; via the coding sequence ATGAAAAGAATTCGTTTTTCCCCGAGCCACTTTGCGATAGTGGGGTTTACTTCCTTTATCATATTAGCTATTTGTCTACGCCTTTTTGGTGATAGTTTGCCTATGCTGGTGTCTCTTTTTATAGTGCTGGCGCTCTTGGTTTGGCTATTTATTCAGCAACAAAGAGTGACTGAATTGGACGAGCTTGAGCAGATTCGCTATGTCAATCATCAAGCAGAGGGAAGTTTAGCTTCTTTGTTGGATAAGATGCCAGTTGGTGTTATTAAAATCAATGAAAATAGTGGAGATGTTGACTGGTTCAATCCTTATGCTGAATTGATTTTTACAACGGATGATGGAGAGCTAAATAGTGATCTCTTGCAGGAAATTATCTACCTTGCTGCTTCGAAATCGGGTAGCTACGCAACAGTAGGAGACAATCAATATTCTGTTTATTTTGATTCAGCTTCTAGTGTCCTGTACTTTTTTGATGCATCAAGTGAGTATGAAGCAACAGTTGGGCTCGTTACGACGCGACCAGTTATCGGTGTTGTCTCAGTTGATAATTATGATGATTTGGAAGATGCTGTATCAGATTCAGATATCAGTCATATCAATAGTTTTGTAGCTAACTTTGTAGCAGAGTTTTCTGAGCAATTTCATATGTTTTACCGTCGGGTGGGAATGGATCGTTATTATCTTTTCACGGATTATACGGTTTTGGAACAACTGATGGATAGTAAATTTTCGATCATTGATCAATTTCGGACAGAAGCCAAGAATCGAAAACTTCCTCTGACGCTTAGTATGGGCTTTTCTTACGGGGATGGTAAACATGATGAAATTGGTAAGATTGCCCTTCTTAATCTTAATTTAGCTGAGGTCCGGGGTGGTGACCAAGCGGTTGTCAAAGAGAATGACGAGACCAAGAATCCAGTTTATTTTGGTGGTGGAACAGCTGCATCTGTCAAACGTACACGTACGCGTACAAGGGCTATGATGGCGGCTATTTCAGATAAAATCAAGAGTGTAGATCAGGTTTTTGTGGTTGGTCATCGCAATCTTGATTTGGATGCCCTAGGCTCCGCGGTGGGTATGCAGCTTTTTGCTAGCAATATCATTGAGAAAGCCTATGTTGTGTATGATGACCAACAGATGGGCTCGGATATCTATCGCTCTATCCAAAAATTGACATCAGAAGGCGCTGATTATCTTTTGCCGATATCGGAAGCCGTAAACCGAGTGACCAGTCGCTCACTTTTGATAATGGTGGATCACTCGAAATTAGCCTTAACGCTTTCAAGAGAATTATTTGATCGATTTAGTCAGACGATTGTGGTGGATCATCACCGTCGCGATGAGGATTTCCCTGAAAATGCAGTCATTGCCTATATCGAAAGTGGAGCTAGCAGTGCCAGCGAATTGGTAACGGAGCTGATTCAGTTTCAAAATTCCAAGAAGAATCGCCTGAATAAAATTCAAGCTAGTTTACTCATGGCTGGGATTATGCTAGACACCAAGAATTTTACCTCCAGAGTAACGAGTCGAACCTTTGATGTAGCTAGTTATTTGCGGGCTCGGGGTAGTGATAGTGTAGTCATTCAGGATATTTCTTCGACGAATTTTGAAGAGTATCGAGCAGTCAATGAGCTGATTTTGACAGGTAAGAAGCTTTTGCCAAATGTGATTGTAGCAGCGGGTGCTGAAAATGCCAGCTATGATACAGTCGTCATTAGTAAGGCAGCTGACACCATGCTTGCCATGTCGGGCATTGAAGCAACATTTGTGGTCAGCAGGAATACTGAGGGTTACGTATCCATTTCAGCTCGTAGTCGCAGTAAGATCAATGTTCAGCGGATTATGGAGAAAATGGGTGGTGGCGGCCACTTTAATCTAGCAGCAGCGCAAGTTAGCGATCAAACGGTTGCTGAAGTCACTCAACGTCTAAATCAAGAGATTATGGATCAAGTGATGGATAATGAGGAATCAATAGAAAAGGAGAAATAA
- the dnaB gene encoding replicative DNA helicase, whose protein sequence is MAEIDELRAQPQDILAEQSVLGAIFIDESKLVFVREYIEPGDFFKYAHRLIFKAMIDLADRGDAIDATTVRNILDSQGDLQNIGGLSYLVEVVNSVPTSANAEYYAKIVSEKAILRRLISRLTESINQAYDGERPSEEIIAGAEKALIDVSETASRSGFKNIQDILNLNFANLEARSQQTTDITGIATGYREFDKMTTGLHEEELIILAARPAVGKTAFALNIAQNIGTKLDKTVAIFSLEMGAESLVDRMLASEGVINSHSIRTGQLTDEEWQKYTIATANLANASIYIDDTPGIRITEIRSRARKLSQETGNLGLILIDYLQLITGTGRENRQQEVSEISRQLKILAKELKVPVIALSQLSRGVEQRQDKRPVLSDIRESGSIEQDADIVAFLYRDDYYERAGEEEEGIPNNKVEVIIEKNRSGARGTVELIFQKEYNKFSSISKREDV, encoded by the coding sequence ATGGCAGAGATTGATGAGTTGCGAGCTCAGCCTCAAGATATTTTAGCAGAACAGTCTGTACTAGGGGCCATTTTCATCGATGAGAGCAAACTGGTCTTTGTCCGTGAATATATTGAGCCTGGGGATTTCTTTAAATATGCCCATCGTCTGATTTTCAAGGCCATGATTGACTTGGCAGATCGTGGGGATGCTATTGATGCGACCACCGTTCGCAATATTTTGGATAGCCAAGGAGACTTGCAGAATATTGGTGGCTTGAGCTATCTGGTGGAGGTCGTTAATTCTGTGCCGACTTCTGCCAATGCAGAGTACTATGCTAAGATCGTCTCTGAAAAAGCAATCTTACGCCGCTTGATTTCACGCTTGACAGAATCCATCAACCAAGCCTATGATGGGGAAAGACCATCCGAGGAAATCATTGCAGGAGCAGAAAAGGCCCTGATTGATGTCAGCGAAACGGCCAGCCGCAGTGGGTTTAAAAATATTCAAGATATTCTAAATCTTAACTTTGCTAATCTAGAAGCCCGTTCTCAGCAAACTACTGATATTACAGGGATTGCGACGGGTTACCGTGAGTTTGATAAGATGACGACGGGTTTGCACGAAGAAGAGTTAATTATCCTAGCTGCTCGTCCAGCGGTTGGTAAGACAGCCTTTGCCCTCAATATCGCCCAGAATATCGGGACCAAGCTGGATAAGACAGTGGCTATCTTCTCCCTAGAAATGGGGGCAGAGAGTCTTGTGGATCGGATGCTGGCCTCAGAGGGAGTGATTAATTCTCACTCCATTCGTACAGGGCAATTGACAGATGAAGAATGGCAAAAATATACCATTGCGACGGCTAATCTGGCCAATGCGAGTATCTATATTGATGACACGCCAGGGATTCGGATTACGGAGATTCGTTCGCGAGCTCGTAAGTTGTCTCAAGAGACAGGCAATCTTGGTCTGATTTTGATTGACTACCTGCAGCTGATTACAGGAACGGGTCGCGAAAACCGTCAACAGGAAGTTTCAGAAATTTCTCGCCAGCTTAAGATTTTAGCGAAGGAACTCAAGGTGCCAGTTATTGCTCTGAGTCAGCTCTCGCGTGGCGTGGAGCAACGGCAGGACAAGCGACCAGTGCTGTCTGATATTCGGGAGTCTGGGTCTATCGAGCAGGATGCGGATATCGTAGCCTTTCTTTATCGAGATGACTATTATGAACGGGCCGGTGAGGAAGAGGAAGGCATTCCTAACAACAAGGTTGAAGTCATTATTGAGAAAAACCGGAGCGGAGCGCGTGGTACGGTTGAGCTAATTTTCCAAAAAGAATATAATAAATTTTCAAGTATTTCTAAAAGAGAGGATGTATAG
- the rpsD gene encoding 30S ribosomal protein S4 has product MSRYTGPSWKQARRLGLSLTGTGKELARRNYVPGQHGPNNRSKLSEYGLQLAEKQKLRFTYGVGEKQFRNLFVQATKIKGGILGFNFMLLLERRLDNVVYRLGLATTRRQARQFVNHGHILVDGKRVDIPSYRVTPGQVISVREKSLKVPAILEAVEATLGRPAFVSFDAEKLEGSLTRLPERDEINPEINEALVVEFYNKML; this is encoded by the coding sequence ATGTCACGTTATACAGGACCATCTTGGAAACAAGCTCGTCGCCTTGGCCTTTCACTTACAGGTACAGGTAAAGAATTGGCACGTCGTAACTACGTACCAGGACAACACGGACCAAACAACCGTTCTAAATTGTCAGAATACGGTTTGCAATTGGCTGAAAAACAAAAACTTCGTTTCACTTACGGTGTAGGTGAAAAACAATTCCGTAACTTGTTCGTACAAGCTACAAAAATCAAAGGCGGAATTCTTGGTTTCAACTTCATGCTTCTTTTGGAACGTCGTTTGGATAACGTAGTTTACCGTCTTGGTCTTGCGACTACTCGTCGTCAAGCTCGTCAATTCGTAAACCACGGTCACATCCTTGTTGACGGAAAACGCGTTGATATCCCATCATACCGCGTAACTCCAGGTCAAGTGATCTCAGTTCGTGAAAAATCATTGAAAGTTCCAGCTATCCTTGAAGCAGTAGAAGCTACTCTTGGACGTCCAGCATTCGTATCATTCGACGCTGAAAAATTGGAAGGTTCATTGACTCGTTTGCCAGAACGCGACGAAATCAACCCAGAAATCAACGAAGCACTTGTCGTTGAATTCTACAACAAAATGCTTTAA
- the rplI gene encoding 50S ribosomal protein L9 — MKVIFLADVKGKGKKGEIKEVPTGYAQNFLIKKNLAKEATAQAIGELRGKQKSQEKAHAEMVAEAQAIKAKLEEEATVVAFTEKVGPDGRTFGSITNKKIADELQKQFGLKIDKRNIKVDSPIRSIGLIDVPVKIYQDVTSVIRLRVTEG, encoded by the coding sequence ATGAAAGTTATTTTTTTAGCAGATGTAAAAGGAAAAGGGAAAAAAGGGGAAATCAAGGAAGTGCCTACTGGCTACGCTCAAAATTTCCTGATTAAGAAAAATCTGGCTAAGGAAGCCACTGCACAAGCTATCGGTGAGCTGAGAGGTAAGCAAAAATCTCAGGAAAAGGCTCACGCAGAGATGGTGGCAGAGGCTCAAGCTATCAAAGCTAAGTTGGAAGAAGAAGCAACGGTCGTGGCTTTTACAGAGAAAGTCGGACCAGACGGACGGACTTTCGGTTCGATTACTAACAAAAAAATTGCTGATGAATTACAAAAGCAATTTGGTCTAAAAATTGACAAACGGAATATCAAGGTTGATTCTCCCATTCGTTCGATTGGTTTGATTGATGTTCCTGTAAAGATTTACCAAGATGTGACAAGTGTGATTCGCCTGCGGGTTACGGAAGGGTAA
- a CDS encoding ABC transporter substrate-binding protein — protein sequence MEIGAQLCYFQKEKRIIMKKTYKMLLAGLAAVSIFGLAACGKSGSESASKDKKIDFILDWSPNTNHTGLYVAQEKSYFKEAGVDVDIKLPPEDSSSDLIINGKAPFGIYFQDSMAKKLDKGAEITAVAAIVEHNTSGIISKKSAGITSPKDLAGKKYGTWNDPVELGMLKTLVESQGGQFDEVEKVPNNDSNSITPIENGLFDAAWIYHGWDGIMAETQGMDTNFFYMKDYVKEFDYYSPVIIANNDYLKKNPDEAKKVLQAIKKGYQYAMEHPEEAADILIKHAPELKSKRDFVLASQKYLSEQYASDKDKWGQFEASRWNAFYKWAKNNGIVNNDLSDKGFSNDYIK from the coding sequence GTGGAAATAGGAGCTCAGCTCTGCTATTTCCAAAAAGAAAAGAGGATTATAATGAAAAAAACTTATAAAATGTTGCTGGCAGGTTTGGCTGCCGTGTCTATCTTTGGCCTAGCGGCTTGTGGTAAGTCAGGCTCAGAGTCTGCTAGTAAGGATAAAAAGATTGATTTTATTCTAGACTGGTCACCAAACACCAACCATACTGGCCTTTATGTAGCTCAGGAAAAGAGCTACTTTAAGGAAGCAGGTGTGGATGTGGATATCAAGTTACCGCCTGAAGATAGCAGTTCGGATTTGATTATCAATGGCAAGGCACCTTTTGGTATCTATTTCCAGGACTCCATGGCTAAAAAACTGGATAAGGGCGCAGAAATCACAGCTGTCGCAGCCATTGTAGAGCATAATACTTCGGGCATTATTTCTAAGAAGTCTGCAGGGATTACAAGTCCTAAGGATCTGGCTGGCAAGAAATACGGCACTTGGAATGATCCGGTGGAGCTGGGCATGCTCAAAACTTTGGTCGAAAGCCAAGGCGGCCAGTTTGATGAAGTGGAAAAGGTTCCCAACAACGATTCCAACTCAATTACGCCGATTGAAAATGGTTTGTTTGATGCGGCATGGATTTATCATGGCTGGGACGGTATCATGGCAGAGACGCAGGGCATGGACACGAATTTCTTTTACATGAAGGACTATGTCAAGGAGTTTGACTACTATTCTCCAGTGATTATTGCTAATAATGACTATCTGAAGAAGAATCCGGACGAGGCGAAAAAGGTTTTGCAGGCCATCAAGAAGGGCTATCAATATGCCATGGAGCACCCTGAAGAAGCAGCGGATATTTTAATCAAGCATGCGCCAGAGCTGAAAAGCAAGCGTGACTTTGTCTTGGCTTCCCAAAAATACCTGTCTGAGCAATATGCATCAGATAAGGACAAGTGGGGTCAGTTTGAGGCTAGCCGCTGGAATGCCTTTTATAAATGGGCCAAGAACAACGGCATTGTGAACAATGACTTGAGTGACAAGGGATTTAGCAACGATTATATAAAATAA